Genomic DNA from bacterium:
GTACCTGGTCTATCTGGGACTGGCCGCCCTGGGGTTGACCCCGCGCTAACGGCGCGACCGGCCCCCGCACCGTTCGGCGAAGTCCGCCGCCGTCGCCGCGACCAGAGTCGCCCGCCTAGCGCTCCGTGGACAGGCGCGGGTCGAGCGCGTCGTGCAGGCCGTCGCCCGCCAGGTTGAAACTGAGGACCAGGGCCGCGATCGCGATGCCGGGTGCGAGCGCCGCCCAGAACGCGCTGAGCAGGTAGCTGTAGCTGTCCGCGAGCATCGTGCCCCACTCCGGGGCCGGCGGCTGGGCGCCCAGCCCGAGGAAGCCGAGCGCGGCCGCGTCGAGGACCGCGGTTGCGATGCCGAGCGTTCCCTGGACGACCAGCGGGGACGCGGCGTTGGGGAGCACGGTTCTCAACAAGACGCGCCACGACCGCGCGCCCATCGCCTCCGCCGCCATCACGTACTCGAAGCCCTTGATCGAGAGGGTAGAGGCCCGCGAGACCCGGGCGTAGATCGGAATATTCACGATGCTGACGGCCAAGATGGTATTGTTGAGGCCCGGGCCGCGCATCGCGACGATGCCGATCGCCAAGATGATCGACGGGAACGCGAGCATCACGTCCATCACGCGCATGATCACGCTGTCGGTCTTGCCGCCCAGATAGCCGGCAGTGACGCCGAGCAGCGTCCCGGTGCTGAGCGCGCCCGCGACCGCGACGAAGCCCACCGTCATGGAGATCCGTGCACCGTAGAGGACCCGGCTGTACACATCCCGCCCGAGCGCGTCCGTGCCGAACCAGTGCTCGGCGCTCGGGGGCTTGAGCCGGCCGACGAGGTTCTCGTCGTCCAAGCCGTAGGGCGCGATCTTGGGTGCAAACACCGAGATGATCCCGAACAGCACGATCAGGATCAGCCCGACGCGGGCGTTCGCGTTACGCCAGAACCGGAGCCCGGCGAGCCGCCACGCCGACCGTCCCGCGCCGCGCGCGGCGACGGGGGGGACGACGCTACGCGTACCGGATCCGGGGGTCGAGGAAAGCATACAGGACGTCCACGAACAGATTGACGAGTACGAACACCAGCGAAAATAGCAGGACGCCCGCGAGAATCACCGGGTAGTCTCGAAACAGGATCGAATCGTACATGAACCGGCCGACGCCCGGCCACGAGAAGATCGTCTCGGTCAGGATCGCGCCCGTCAGGAGCGACCCCACCGACAGCCCGATGACCGTGACCACGGGAAGGAGCGCGTTGCGCAGGCCGTGGCCGATCACGACCGCGCGCGCCGCGAGCCCCTTCGCGCGCGCCGTCCTGATGTAGTCCTGATGCAACGCGTCGAGCATCGATGCCCGCGTCATCCGTGCGATGATCGCCATCGAGGGTGTCGAAAGCGTGATGCTCGGCAGCACCATGTGCCGCACGGCGTCCCACGCGGCCGGCCAGTTGCCCGTGAGGAGCCCGTCGAGCACGTCGATCCGGGTGATCGAGGCGAGCGAGATGCTGACGCCGAGTTGGCCAGAGGTCGGCAGCGCGTGGAAGTAGACGCTGAAGACGTACACCAGCATCAGGCCGAGCCAGAACACGGGAAACGACACGCCGAGGAGCGCCACGGTCATGCCGAGACGGTCCACGGCCGAGTTTGGCCGCGCCGCGGAGAGGATCCCGATGGGGATGCCGACGAGCAGCGCAACCAGGATCGCGCCGAGCGTCAACTCGATCGTCGCCGGGAACCGGGGTAGGAACTCCACGATCACGGGCCGGTGGCTGTCGAGCGAGTCCCCGAAGTTGCCCCGCACGGCGTCCCACAAGTAGAACCCGTACTGCACCGGCAGCGGCCGGTCCAACCCGAACTCATGCTGCACACGCGCGATGGATTCGGGAGTGGCGTGTTCCCCGAGATACGCGATCGCAGGGTCGCCAGGGAGGAGGTGGATCAGGAGAAACGCCACGACCGACACTCCCAGCAACACAGGGAGCACGGTCAAGGCGCGTCGCGCGATATAACGGCCCATCGATCAGAAGGCCGGCGGGGGCGGGACGCTCGGCCGCCCCCGCCGGCGAAGGCACCTGTCGCTTACTGCACAGATACCAGTTCCATGTACTCGTTCGCGTCCGGCTGGCCAACGAGCCCCTGGACGTTCTTGCGCAGCAAGATCGGGACCCGCGCGTGCGCGAGCGGGACGTCCCGGTAGTCGTTCAGGATCATCGTTTCGGCCTGCGCGTACAGTTTCGCCCGCTCCGCCTGGTCGCCGACGACCTTGGCCTTGTTGATCAGGTCAAACACCGCCGGATTGTTGTACGAGAGATACGCGTTGGTCGCGTCGAACTTCGGGAAGAAGTACCCCAGCCAGTCGTCGGGATCGCCGTTGTCGCCGATCCACCCGATCATGAACATCGGGAACTTGTTCGTGCTGCGGTCCTTGAGGTACGTCGCCCAGTCCTCGGTCTGCAGGTGGGCCCGGATGCCGACCTTCGCCAGATCGCTGGCGACCGCGGTGCCGATGTCCTTGCCGTTCGGGAAGTAGGGCCGGCTCACCGGGATGTACCAGAAGTCGAACGAGAAACCGTTCGGATACTTGGCCTCGGCGAGCAGCTGCTTCGCCTTGTTCGGATCGTACGCGTACCCGGCCACGTTGGCGCGCCCCCACATCAGCGGTGGCATGTGCTGGCTCGCGACCTCACCGTAGCCGCCGTACAGCGCATCGACGATGGCCTTGCGGTTGATCGCATACGCCACCGCTTCGCGGATCCGCTTGTCCTTGAAGATGTCGTTGTTCATGTTGAAGCGCAGCCAGCCGGTGTTGAACTCCGGCCGGAACGTGAGCTTCAGGTTCGGGTCGGACATCGCGACCTTGACGTCGTCGGGATTCGGCGCTTCCATCGCCTGGATCT
This window encodes:
- a CDS encoding ABC transporter permease, translating into MLSSTPGSGTRSVVPPVAARGAGRSAWRLAGLRFWRNANARVGLILIVLFGIISVFAPKIAPYGLDDENLVGRLKPPSAEHWFGTDALGRDVYSRVLYGARISMTVGFVAVAGALSTGTLLGVTAGYLGGKTDSVIMRVMDVMLAFPSIILAIGIVAMRGPGLNNTILAVSIVNIPIYARVSRASTLSIKGFEYVMAAEAMGARSWRVLLRTVLPNAASPLVVQGTLGIATAVLDAAALGFLGLGAQPPAPEWGTMLADSYSYLLSAFWAALAPGIAIAALVLSFNLAGDGLHDALDPRLSTER
- a CDS encoding ABC transporter permease, which codes for MGRYIARRALTVLPVLLGVSVVAFLLIHLLPGDPAIAYLGEHATPESIARVQHEFGLDRPLPVQYGFYLWDAVRGNFGDSLDSHRPVIVEFLPRFPATIELTLGAILVALLVGIPIGILSAARPNSAVDRLGMTVALLGVSFPVFWLGLMLVYVFSVYFHALPTSGQLGVSISLASITRIDVLDGLLTGNWPAAWDAVRHMVLPSITLSTPSMAIIARMTRASMLDALHQDYIRTARAKGLAARAVVIGHGLRNALLPVVTVIGLSVGSLLTGAILTETIFSWPGVGRFMYDSILFRDYPVILAGVLLFSLVFVLVNLFVDVLYAFLDPRIRYA
- a CDS encoding ABC transporter substrate-binding protein — translated: MGKPVTGARSPVAALVIAAMVVVGVVVVPGSVTGWAAGPTTFIWGKSGDADTLDNTVSSNGETSEVTTQVFNLLVRAKPGKTDIEPDLATSWSVSPDGLTWTFQLRQGVTFHDGTPWNAAAAKFNFDRWSDPKTPYRVANGDYSYWDGFMADSFKEAKVAAPYTLQLILTKPNAPLLYNLSIIAFEFNSPASLQKYGGQGVGLHPVGTGPYKFVEWVRDDHVTLVANPSFFRKGLPKTQRLIMRVIKDNAARFLALKAGEIQAMEAPNPDDVKVAMSDPNLKLTFRPEFNTGWLRFNMNNDIFKDKRIREAVAYAINRKAIVDALYGGYGEVASQHMPPLMWGRANVAGYAYDPNKAKQLLAEAKYPNGFSFDFWYIPVSRPYFPNGKDIGTAVASDLAKVGIRAHLQTEDWATYLKDRSTNKFPMFMIGWIGDNGDPDDWLGYFFPKFDATNAYLSYNNPAVFDLINKAKVVGDQAERAKLYAQAETMILNDYRDVPLAHARVPILLRKNVQGLVGQPDANEYMELVSVQ